Genomic DNA from Hyperolius riggenbachi isolate aHypRig1 chromosome 10, aHypRig1.pri, whole genome shotgun sequence:
GGCGGGGCGCCCTTCCCTGTTCCTGTCCTTATTTGGTCCGTGACGTCACGGGCATTCAAAGCTACAGAATAAATACTTAACAGCAACACTTTCCATTTACTTCAATTGATTAACAGCTCTGCAAAGGATACTTGTTAAAATAACACTACAACAGCCTCTCCACTTCTCAGTTAGACTTGGAATCACAGAGATTCCCCCATGTGCATTGCTCAGTGCACAAGTCAGTGCTTATCCATACTGAAAGCAACTGACTAGAGTTAGGAAggagtttgattttttttcttttaagttatattttctttttaaatcgcCAATCTGGGGCTGTCACTTGATGAGATGATGACCGCCAAAACTGTAGACAAGATCCCATTGCCTCTTGGGGGATTTGTACATCAGATGCCAGAGGCGATGTACCCTATGGACGAGTCACCCTTGACAACTTCGGTGACAATCTATCCCAATGTTGACTTAGGAGGACCATTTGACCAAATGACAGGAGGTAAGCATCCTCGTCTACAGTGTTCTGTTTTATGTATACATCCATTGCTATGATCTCCAGCGCCTTCACATGCAGGAGTGATCTGTGGACAAGGCTTACTATGTCCTGAGCATTGGGAGCTTATGGGACTACTTTTGCCCTAGGCACCTGCATAGATTGGCTTGTCCGGCTCTATAAAGCAGTATATTTGGACGTTTGATATGGTTCTTTAACTATTACTACTGTGAGCAATACTATTACTACTGATCAATGCATGTACATGAGAGTGTATGGTCATTTGTCTGTCTCCTGCACCTGCTTGAGACTGTAGCTGTCAATGGGAAATAGCGATAGTAAATATTGGACTGTATCTATTACTCCATAATATTGCGTTACGGATTCCCTCTACTACAGTAGACTTTACTTGCTAGGGATGTCAGAAGCTTTGTGAACTGACTGTTGCATAATGCTTTGGTCACTTTGAATAGTATATGATGCTGATTACAGCCAGATGTCATACAGTCAGATCTGTCAAGTTTGGAATGCATTTTTGTAACTGGCTATGTGACATGAACAGAGATCACTAGCAGCAAACTATCTCTAGCAAATATTCAGCTGCTGCCAATGTTATCCCACGGGAGTCCCTGCTATATCACACCACCAGCAGCAACTTGAAGCTCCATAGACATTTGACTACTACAATCTTAGAAATCTATGGGGCTTCGTGTTGCTGCTGGGGTGACATAGCTAGCAGCTACTCCAATGCATTACACTAGCAGATTGCTTCTAGGAATATCTGCACGTGTGGCACTGCTCGCCTCTGAGGCTTTGCAATATGATAAAGAGCTTTGCGATCTTATGGATTCAATGAATGCGATCAGTAGGACGTTTCAGTCTTTTATAGATCACGGGAGGATCAGTATAATGCAGATCACATGAAATCAAATCTTAGAAGGTGCTTCTTTTCTTTCCTAAGTGAGCAATAGTAATAGAAAGTTGACCGAGAAGACTTCTAGAGCTATGAGTGCTAAGTTTCGGACTGCTCTAGGTGGAATGATCAATAATTCAAGTCCATCCAAAAGTTTTTTGATCTCCGGAATACAGTGTCAGTGTGTTTGTGGACTTTCTAATTGTATAGatcaataatataataaaacattAAGCATAAAAGCAAAACATTAATAAAGAGGTTTTCTGCAGTTTATGGATAGAACGACCAATCTATGCAAGATCACCGCTGCGCATCAGTAGGGGGTTTCCGTCCTTTcccataaaaaggatcaatactgATTGATAGCCAATGATGAACTCTGTGAACCTATAAATGCAATGCATGGGCTGCTTCTGTTCTTTTTAGATAGAATGATCAACAAGTTGAAAGCCAAGCTGTGATATCTCATGGGTGAAATGCTCTGATAGGGTGTTTATGGACTTTATGGCTAGAATAGTCCATGTTATGTGGGTGCCTGTACTAATGTGCTGTTTGTATCTTTTCTTAGATGGAATGATCAATGTGGACATGAGCAGCGAGAAGAGATCGCTGGACCTGCCTTATGCCAGCAGCTACTCATCTGCTCCCCGCAACCAGACCTTCACCTATATGGGCAAGTTCTCCATTGACCCGCAGTACCCCGGGGCCAGCTGGAATCCAGAGGGCTTCTTTAACATAGTGAGCGCTGGCATCCTCGGGGTGAGCCCGTCCtcgtcctcctccactccctgctccAGCGCCGCGTCCTCCGTCTCCCCCAGCCTGAGCTGCGGTATGGCGCACGGCCAGAGTGAGCTGGATCACCTGTACTCCCCCCCGCCCTACTCCAGCTGTGCGGAGATCCCCGTCTACCAGGACGGCTCAGCCTTCGGGGGCAGCACGCTGTCATACCCACCCCCTTCCTACCCATCCCCTAAGGCAGCCTCTGATGGGACTATCTTCAACATGATCCCTGACTACCCCCCTCTCTTCCCACCCCAGTGCCAGAGAGACCTGCACCCCATGGCAGAGCGCAAGCCTTTCCCCTGCCCGCTGGACTCCATCAGAGTGCCCCCTCCACTCACCCCTCTGTCCACCATCCGCAACTTCACCCTGGGGGGCTCCAGCGCAGAGGGCTCCCGGCTACCCAGTGCCTACAGCCCGCAGAACCTGCCCCTGCGCCCCATCCTCAGGCCAAGGAAGTACCCCAACCGGCCCAGCAAGACGCCAGTCCACGAGAGACCCTACCCCTGCCCGGCGGAGGGCTGCGACCGCCGCTTCTCCCGATCAGATGAACTGACCAGGCATATCCGCATCCACACCGGGCACAAGCCCTTCCAGTGCCGTATCTGCATGAGGAACTTCAGCCGCAGCGACCACCTGACCACACACATCCGCACCCACACCGGCGAGAAGCCCTTTGCCTGCGACTACTGCGGCAGAAAGTTTGCCCGGAGCGACGAGCGCAAGAGGCACACCAAGATCCACCTACGGCAGAAGGAGAGAAAGGGCTCTGCTGCGACACCTAGTGGCAGCACAGGGCAAGAGCGCTCCATCAGCCTCAGCCCTACTGGCAGCCAGATGGGACTGTGTCCTCCTAGCAGGACGTCCTAAAAGCAGACAGACTTGAACCTTGATGATCAGGTGCATAAGGGAATATTACTGCCATTCCGAGGACAGTGCCACTCTcagtagtgttttgtttttttcatttccaCGATCAGTATTTGGGACATAAAACTGGaagatgcactgctggcttagctTCTGCCAACATAGACTTGAGGCAGAGACATGGCTGATGGAATGTTGCTCTCAGTGGGAGAGTCAGGGGTTTACATTGTGTTGTGGAGAGTACTTGTCCTATGTTAATCTGCAGTATTCACTCTGTACAGCACAGTTACAGCACTGATTCTACAGCCCTGACACCTGCTGGGCTACCTAATTCTATAGACTAGCACTACAGCTCAGGAAGCACGACTGACTATGATGGAGACCAGAGTGGGGTTTGTTCTGCTCATACAAAGATTTAGATGACATTATTTAAAGACATTAAACTGCTAGTTACTAGATAGATCACTTACGGCATTGAATGATATCAATTCTGGGGGCAGGTGTCTTCTGAGCAATGGTGTGTTATAATGTTTAAACTCTAAGGGCTTTAATAGCATAGTTTAAAGAATAAAAATGTGCAGTAACCTATAGCAACCACAGatcaggagaatagacacatatgTATATCCATATCTATGTAGCATCAGGACCTTCCTAAACAATCCATATATTCATCTAGTTGACCATGAAGCTGGCCAATCACCATACGACTTTCTTAGAACCTTGTCGTATAGGTTGACaacttacctaaaaaaaaaaaaaaaacacctcgttTTGAGTATTCTCAATCCgttagccctcatactacatagatgtggtaggattgtacaatcaagattgtatgaaaaCAACCAGCTTTATCCTACAGAGATATGGTAAGGTGGGACAATACTGTAAAATCAAATAAGAGACAGGATACAAATTGAATACACAGGATATAAGTACAGAGATGTAGTACAAATGCACAGAGATTCTAGTGTGTGTTCGCAGCTCaagatctgattggttgctataggTTACCAGAAAGCACTGCACTTTTCACTATGTTTTTTTTATCTAAGCTTCTAAGAGCTGAACTGATTTAAACTAGGTACACCTTGTTTTCTTTTCTACTAACTGCATCTAATTTCCTGTGTGAGTTGTTTGTATTTTATTGTTCACTTCCTGGCTGATGTTCAGGAGAAGAGTAACTTGGTAACTTTGAAAGGCGTTTCTGCGTATCAGAACGCCAGAAGTAGCCATAAAACTCGTGCACTTTATCCTTGTCATGACTGCCGGGAGCAGGCGGTGTGATATGAAGGGGTACTCTACAATCTCCCAGCCTCTTTTTGTTTTTCAGATTATTATTCCCCCTAATGAAATGGTCTTCTAACCAATACAGTGTGAGTTGAAGTGGCCATAGGCATTCTCTGGTGGACATCTGCTAGCAGACAGGTgctcattaatgatacaatctttccaaatctatgtagtagaagggtaaactgagcgaATACACTTCGGATGGATACATTAGGTAATCCCACATATTACATATTAGTGgttagattgtatcattagtggccacccttgcTCCTGGGTTCTTAACATATGATGTGCCTACATtgggcatggggggaggggggggggtgtagactTAACACATTACAATTCTGAATTCAAaatatttgataaaaaaaaacccagaataagcattttatttaatatatataaaaaaatataacttCCAATTGGAAAACTTTTATACAGAAATATGGCGGTACTTCTAATGAATATTTACGCATCAAAGGGTACTTGACATGCTGCTACCCACAATAGGGGTACTTCACCATGACAGTCTGACTATGGGGACCCCATAGTGGGGTTATGCCAGTATGATGTTGAGAGACACCGGCCTAGCTAACTTGCTGTTCCCTTAATCCCAACATATGCTGCTTAGTGCCTATTCTTCTGTGCAAAGTGTTCCATACACCAACCACATTTTACTTTTCTCAAGTCACATcagttaaaaaaaattctgatgggCTGCTATTGCATTTTCTGTGCTGCGTGAACAAAAGGTGGCCACAAAAACAATACAACCAAATAATTTGCAAAACTTATTTGAACAATCTATAAAAAAATTTTGTAAAAGAATTGAAAAATCAAACCATGTGCTGCCACATTTAATCCACAAGAGGGCAGCTGCACTGTAAAAGAGGCAATAGACAAGTACTGGAGATCAGTGGGGTCTGCTAAAAGTGTTCAGGATTGTCAGTTTATTTAAACGATTTAGAAGTTAATTAATTCTCTAAggactcaaacccactagcagccttttctaagtgccagtgatttgaaaaagctcttgctaatgcaatgcaatgcaatgcaattcTATGAGGGATTCTTTATAAAGTCACAtcgctctagtgggatcacacccatagcattacattagcaagagcttttcaaatcacaactgcTTAGTAATGGCTTTCTAtcatactgctagtgggttccaggcctaatgggCATTTTGGCAGGTGTTGTGTATCTGACTGTCATACAGAGGCAGCTATCTATGTATGTCATAGCACTGATGGTGGAAAGGCAAGCTTAGCTTACTTAGCACAGAAATCTTTGAACCTTGTAACAAAGGTCTCCTAGCATGCTAATTGGTTACAGGGTGGAAGCAGAGGTTGGGACGAGCTGGCAGAAGTTTTCATTTGTTAATTCTAACTTTTGTCTACTGGGTGGGGCAAATCAGAATGCTATGAGAATTATTTTGCTCATCGCTAGATTCATCAATCCCTAGTACATGTGCCATCGCTTACACCAAAGAAAGCCTGTGGTCATTACATGAGATAGGATTACAGCATTGTAAGGAAAGTTTTGCATCAGATATGcgcaatccaaatccacttacagtGATATCTGAAAATGTTTATAGAGGCTCCAAGTGGGATCTGAATGCTTTTTCCACTTGAGTGGCTCAAACCCAACTATAGTTAAGTAGCCTCCAggt
This window encodes:
- the EGR2 gene encoding E3 SUMO-protein ligase EGR2 isoform X1, which gives rise to MMTAKTVDKIPLPLGGFVHQMPEAMYPMDESPLTTSVTIYPNVDLGGPFDQMTGDGMINVDMSSEKRSLDLPYASSYSSAPRNQTFTYMGKFSIDPQYPGASWNPEGFFNIVSAGILGVSPSSSSSTPCSSAASSVSPSLSCGMAHGQSELDHLYSPPPYSSCAEIPVYQDGSAFGGSTLSYPPPSYPSPKAASDGTIFNMIPDYPPLFPPQCQRDLHPMAERKPFPCPLDSIRVPPPLTPLSTIRNFTLGGSSAEGSRLPSAYSPQNLPLRPILRPRKYPNRPSKTPVHERPYPCPAEGCDRRFSRSDELTRHIRIHTGHKPFQCRICMRNFSRSDHLTTHIRTHTGEKPFACDYCGRKFARSDERKRHTKIHLRQKERKGSAATPSGSTGQERSISLSPTGSQMGLCPPSRTS
- the EGR2 gene encoding E3 SUMO-protein ligase EGR2 isoform X2, with amino-acid sequence MINVDMSSEKRSLDLPYASSYSSAPRNQTFTYMGKFSIDPQYPGASWNPEGFFNIVSAGILGVSPSSSSSTPCSSAASSVSPSLSCGMAHGQSELDHLYSPPPYSSCAEIPVYQDGSAFGGSTLSYPPPSYPSPKAASDGTIFNMIPDYPPLFPPQCQRDLHPMAERKPFPCPLDSIRVPPPLTPLSTIRNFTLGGSSAEGSRLPSAYSPQNLPLRPILRPRKYPNRPSKTPVHERPYPCPAEGCDRRFSRSDELTRHIRIHTGHKPFQCRICMRNFSRSDHLTTHIRTHTGEKPFACDYCGRKFARSDERKRHTKIHLRQKERKGSAATPSGSTGQERSISLSPTGSQMGLCPPSRTS